The nucleotide sequence GGGGCTCGGCGGCCCTAGGCGTAGAGGGCGTCGATCTCGGCCGCGAAGGTGCTGTGGACGCCGCGGCGCTTCAGCTTGGAGGTGGGGGTCAGCAGCTCGGAGTCGGGCAGCCACTCCTCGCCCAGGATCTTCACCTTCTTCACCCGCTCGGCGTTGTTGAACGGGGCCATGACCTCGAGCAGCCCGGTGTCGATGGCGGCCCGCACGTCGGGGTGCTCGGCCAGCTCGGCCAGGCTCAGGCCCTCCAGGCCGTGCTGCTTGGCCCACACCGGGGCCTCGTCGGGGTCCAGCACCACCAGGGCCGACACGAAGGGACGCTGGTCGCCGATGGCGCAGGCCTGCCCGACCAGGGGGATCGCCTTCAGGGCCGCCTCCAGGTTGGCGGGGCTGACGTTCTTGCCCCCGGCGGTGATGATCAGCTCCTTCTTGCGGTCGACGATGCGGAAGTAGCCGTCGTCGTCCACCTCGCCGATGTCCCCGGAGTGGAGCCAGCCGTCCTCGTCCAGGGCCTCGGCCGTCTTGTCCGGCTGGTCCAGGTAGCCCTGGAACACCAGGCCGCCCCGGCAGATGATCTCGCCGTCGTCGGCCAGGGCCACCTCCAGGCCGGGCACCGCCGGGCCCACCGTGCCGGGCTTGATGCGGTACGGCGCCCAGCACATGGGGCCGGTGTTCTCGCTCATGCCGTAGATCTCCGACATGGGCACGCCGATGGCCCGGTACCACGACAGCAGGTCGGCGGGGATGGGGGCGGCGCCGCTGATGGCGATCTCGACCTGGTCGAAGCCCAGCAGCTCGCGGACCCCGGCGAAGGCCACCTGGTCCAGGAAGTCCCAGGTGGCCCGCTCCTCGTCGGTGGCCTCGTCCCAGGCCATCCTGAGGGCGATGGGCCGGGCCGCCTCCACCGCCTCGGTGAACTTCTGGCCCTTCTCGGGATCGGCGGAGAGGGCGGCCGTGACCCGGGCGTGGATCTTCTCCCACACCCGGGGCACCCCGAACATGATCTGGGGCTTGACCTCGCGGGCG is from Acidimicrobiales bacterium and encodes:
- a CDS encoding AMP-dependent synthetase/ligase; translated protein: MTTSAEIDATVEGQTIPSLFRATVARVPERVALRWRDGDDWKSWTFTELADRACRAATGLAAAGVGPGDRVVLMMRNCPEFHALDLAALLLGATPISIYNSSSAEQVQYLVGHSRAQVALVEDAGFFDRFATVRDQLPDLRTVGVIRPEGTDPDLTWDELVAAEPIDLDTAAATSRPEDLVTIIYTSGTTGPPKGVMLTHHNVAWTAECLRLAFEVDDLTGKRLVSYLPMAHIAERVTSHYSLLSMGYEVSCCPDPGLVADYAREVKPQIMFGVPRVWEKIHARVTAALSADPEKGQKFTEAVEAARPIALRMAWDEATDEERATWDFLDQVAFAGVRELLGFDQVEIAISGAAPIPADLLSWYRAIGVPMSEIYGMSENTGPMCWAPYRIKPGTVGPAVPGLEVALADDGEIICRGGLVFQGYLDQPDKTAEALDEDGWLHSGDIGEVDDDGYFRIVDRKKELIITAGGKNVSPANLEAALKAIPLVGQACAIGDQRPFVSALVVLDPDEAPVWAKQHGLEGLSLAELAEHPDVRAAIDTGLLEVMAPFNNAERVKKVKILGEEWLPDSELLTPTSKLKRRGVHSTFAAEIDALYA